The Caulobacter sp. 73W region GGCGAACCTGATGAACGTCAAGGTGTCGCCGCGCGATACAGGCGGCGTCGATGTTCGCACGACCGAGGGCGTGGTCCTGGCCGGATCGGTGCTCGCCAAGCTGAGCTATCATCGCTCGGACAGCGGCAACAGCTACATCACCAGCGAAACGGTGGGAGTTCCCAACTCGTCGACCCGCTTCACCATGACGGGCGGCGAGATCCACGGCCTGATGAGCCTGCGCAATGTCGAGCTTGGCGGCATCGCCGACCAGTTGGGCGAAATGGTCTCCCGCGCGGCGGAACAGATCAACGCCGCCGCCAACGCCTCGTCGTCCGTGCCGGCCCCCGCCAGCCTGACAGGCCGCAACACCGGCTTCGGGACGGACATCAATACCGCGATCACCGGCTTCACCGGGATCACCAATATCGCGATCACCGATGAGAACGGCGTGGTGCAGCGCCACGTCCAGATCGACTTCGACAACGACACCATGGCCATTGACGGTGTGGCGACGGGCTTCGCCGACGCCACCTTCGCCGCCGATCTGGATGCGGCCCTGGCAGGCTTCGGCGCGGCGAGCTTCACGGGCGGCCGGCTGAAGATCGAGGCGACCAACCCCAACCAGGGTGTTTCGCTCATTGATGACGCGGCAAACCCGTCGAGCAAGGCCGGCAAGGGTTTCAGCGCTTTCTTCGGGCTGAACGACCTTATCCGCGGCACCGGCATCTCCACGTACGAGACGGGGATGACGGGAACCAGCGATCACGGCTTTGGCGCGGGCGAGCAGATCAGCTTCCGCCTGACCGACCAGAACAATCAGCTGATCCGCGACGTGACCGTCACCGTGCCCGCCGGCGGCTCGATGGACGATCTGCTGGCGGAGCTGAACGCCAATGGAACGGGCCTTGGCCTGCACGGCGCGTTCGCCTTGAACCAATATGGCGAACTGGGCTTCACCCCCCGGCAGGCGGGGGTGACCCTTTCGGTGACCGGTGACGGGACCCAACGTGGGGGCGGCGGTCCGACCATGAGCCAGTTCTTCGGCCTGGGCGCCGCGGAGCGTGGAAATCGCGGCAGCCGCTATTTCGTCGATCCGGCGATCGTCAGTGATCCGGCCCGCCTGCCGTTCGCCCAACTGAATCTGGGCGCGGCGGCGGGCGAGGCCGCTCTGGTGATCGGTGACGGCCGAGGGGCCTTGCTGCTGGCCAAGGCGGGCGACGCTCCTGGGCATTTCTCGGCGGCGGGCGGCATGGGCGCGACGAGCGGCAGCCTCAGCGCCTTCTTCTCCGAAGTCAGCGGCTCCATCGCCCGCAAGGCCGACACAGCGGCCTCCCGCCAGGCTTCGGCGGATTCGGTGAAGCTCGAGGCCGACGCTCGCCGTCAGTCCGTCGAGGGGGTGAACCTCGACGAGGAGCTGATCAGCATGACCACCTACCAGCAGGCCTACAACGCCTCCTCGCGCCTGATCCAGGCGGCCAAGGAGATGTTGGATCAGCTGCTCAACCTGGTGAACTAGCCATGACGCGCATCTCCACCGCCGGCAATTACAGCTCGATGCTGACCAACCTGTCCCGGGCGCAGGTCGAGCAGGCCAAATGGGGGGACCAAATCTCCACCAAGCAGGTCGCCACCGACTTGAAGGGCTTCGCCAAGAACGCCGAGTACATCACGGCGCTGAAGAACGTGCAGAGCAAGGTTGGGGCTTTCCTCGAGCAGAACACCCTGCTGACCGACAAGTTGGGCATGCAGGACGTGGCCCTGAGCCGGGCCGCCGACACCGCTCAGAACATCCGCACCGCCGTCACGGAAGCCGTCGCCGCGGGCAACGCCGACACCCTGATGGAGCAGCTGAGCAGCTACTTCGCCGATGCGGTGTCGGCGATGAACACCCAGCACCAGGGCCAGTTCCTGTTCGCGGGCGGCAAGATCGACACCCAGCCGATCACGGCTACGGCGTTGGCCGATCTGGTGCCGCCGCTGCCGGCGACGCCGGGGGAGCTGTCGGATCACATCGCGGCCCTGTTCTCGAACGACAAGTTCACGGCCCAGATCCGTCTGAACGAGACGGCGACGGTCAATCCGTCCTTCCACGCCGACACCCTCGGCACGCCGCTGTTCACGGTGCTGCAGAACATCACCGCCTATGTGCAGGAGAACGGCGAGTTCTCCGGTGGCCTGACCCAAGAGCAAAGCGACTTCCTGAAGTCGCAGCTGACCCTGCTGGACGGCGCGCGGAAGGGGCTGATCGACGAGACCGCCCGCAACGGCATGCTGCAGAACCGCGTGGAGCAGGCGGCAGGCGTCCTGAAGGAGCGCGAAAGCGGCATGGAGGTCATGATCGGCGGGGTGGTCGACGCCGACTACGCCGCCGCTTCGGTGCGGCTGAACATCGCAAAGCTGTCGCTGGAAGGCTCGGCCCGCGTGTTCTCCATGCTGTCCGGCTCGTCCATCCTCGACGTGCTGTAGAGGCCTGACCCTCGCAATCGGGGCTTCGCGCCGCTAAATAGCGGCCAATGACCTTTTGCGAACTCGCCAAGCCCGCCCTCAAGCCCGTCAGCAGCCTTTCGGCCGCCGCGGTCGAGGCCGCGCGCGCCGCGGTCGGCCTGCCCGAGGGGACGCGCGTGGTCGCGGCCATGTCCGGGGGCGTGGACTCCACCGTCACCGCCGCCCTGCTGAAGGCGGCCGGCTATGACGTGGTGGGCGTGACCCTGCAGCTCTACGACCACGGCGCGGCGGTCCAGAAGAAGGGCGCCTGCTGCGCCGGCCAGGACATTCTGGACGCTCGCACGGCGGCGGACTCCATCGGCATCCCGCATTACGTCC contains the following coding sequences:
- the flgK gene encoding flagellar hook-associated protein FlgK, with translation MSLNTVLSTATSGLMAAQTGLRVVSDNVANINTPGYTRKVVAQENRISAGMGIGVDVTEVKRVADRFLQAASLRASSDSASASAIADILDNAQSMFGDPSSSTSFFAQLNNVFSAFSAAADDPSSALRRSSAVSTMESFLGEASRIGASLANLSKTTDSRIAANVDRVNDLLSQIDSLNHDIMSVKMTGGDSTGSENIQSKLVDELANLMNVKVSPRDTGGVDVRTTEGVVLAGSVLAKLSYHRSDSGNSYITSETVGVPNSSTRFTMTGGEIHGLMSLRNVELGGIADQLGEMVSRAAEQINAAANASSSVPAPASLTGRNTGFGTDINTAITGFTGITNIAITDENGVVQRHVQIDFDNDTMAIDGVATGFADATFAADLDAALAGFGAASFTGGRLKIEATNPNQGVSLIDDAANPSSKAGKGFSAFFGLNDLIRGTGISTYETGMTGTSDHGFGAGEQISFRLTDQNNQLIRDVTVTVPAGGSMDDLLAELNANGTGLGLHGAFALNQYGELGFTPRQAGVTLSVTGDGTQRGGGGPTMSQFFGLGAAERGNRGSRYFVDPAIVSDPARLPFAQLNLGAAAGEAALVIGDGRGALLLAKAGDAPGHFSAAGGMGATSGSLSAFFSEVSGSIARKADTAASRQASADSVKLEADARRQSVEGVNLDEELISMTTYQQAYNASSRLIQAAKEMLDQLLNLVN
- a CDS encoding flagellin gives rise to the protein MTRISTAGNYSSMLTNLSRAQVEQAKWGDQISTKQVATDLKGFAKNAEYITALKNVQSKVGAFLEQNTLLTDKLGMQDVALSRAADTAQNIRTAVTEAVAAGNADTLMEQLSSYFADAVSAMNTQHQGQFLFAGGKIDTQPITATALADLVPPLPATPGELSDHIAALFSNDKFTAQIRLNETATVNPSFHADTLGTPLFTVLQNITAYVQENGEFSGGLTQEQSDFLKSQLTLLDGARKGLIDETARNGMLQNRVEQAAGVLKERESGMEVMIGGVVDADYAAASVRLNIAKLSLEGSARVFSMLSGSSILDVL